The DNA window TCGCGGCGGTGAGGGTGGTTTTTCCGTGGTCCACGTGACCAATGGTTCCCACGTTCACGTGGGGCTTGGTGCGTTCAAACGTACCTTTAGCCATGATTCCTCCAAGCGGTGGGCTTTTGCGGTGCTAACCCACATTGGCTTCTGTTTGAGAATTAACGTCTGACCTTAGCACGGGTCAAGACGCCCGAATTTCAACTGTACCACTTGAATTTCAGGGATGCAAGTCATGCAGGATAAGAAAAACCCCCGACCCGTGCAGAAACACAATTTCTCAGATTCATTCTTGCTACTCTGTGTGTAACACTTTGTCCCTGTGCAGCATGCTTCTCCGCTGGTGCAGGTTTGAGGTGTGCGCGATGGAGGTTTGGAACATGCGTCAGCCCAGAAGACTCACTCCCAGTCCCTTCAACAAGCCCGGTGCCCCTTTCATCCTCTACCCTGCTTACCACATGACCACCATCCTGGACACCCAGGAACAGGTTGAACAGGTCAAAAGCAAACTGATAGAGGCTGGATACACTCCGCAGGCCATCGCCATCTTCACCGGCGAGAATGCCATGCGCCAGATCGACCAGGATGGACGCAAACACGGCTGGATCGCCCGCTTTCTGCGCAACATTCAGGATTATGTTGCCGATGAAACCCAGATCATCAAACGCTACCAGCAGGCCTGTGTTCAGGGAAAGCACGTGATGTACATTCACGCTGGCACCCCCATGACCAAGGCCAGGGTGCGGGAAATCCTGCGGGAACATGGCGGCTACGAAACCCATTTCTTTGGGCCTTACGTGATGGAGGATTTCTAAGAAGCCCTCAGCATTCAGCAGTCAGGCCCTTTTCAGGCTCTGTTTTGACCAGGTCAGCCATCAGATTTCGAACCCGACCCAGGGGTCGGGTTTTGTCATTGTCCAGACCTGTTTGATCCAGGCACAGCAAAAGGTTTAAGCAAAATGGCCTGATGGTGCCGATCACACCATCTTCAGCTTCGAATCAGTATGCTGAATTCATGAATGCTGAACCTCAAAAATTGCGCTGGGCCATTTCGACACTTCATTTTTTTGCCATTGCCAATCTGGCTGCTGGAACCATGCTGCTGGTCACCGGTCATGGCATCATTCAGGGTCTGGTGGCAATTTATCCTGTTCTGGGCCTGCTGACTTACAACTCGATTCAACTTTCCTGCATGGGGATGCTCCTGACCAGTGCCCTGCTGTGTGAGGTCGCGGCACAGGCCCTGAAACGCAAGAAGACCTGGGCATGGATGCTGGCTTTTCTGTTGCTGGTTCTGATGGCTCTGGGATGGAGTGCTGGAGGCGTCACTTTGCTGGTGGCAGGTACGGGACTCTACAGCCTGCTGGACTCCAGGGTCCGCCAGTGGTTGAATCAGCAGGAAGCCCATGTGCCTGTGCTGGTCCGCTCCAAAACCGTGCGTCTGGACTGACTGCGGCAAAACACCTTGCAAAACAAAAGGCGAGCCAGAAGCTCGCCTTGCTCACATTGGTGCGTTCCTCAAAAAACCTCGAAGGTCCAGAAACGGTATTTCTCACAGTCAAAATGTGGTGGGATTTCCACCGGGTGGGCATTCCAGTGGGTTTCCAGAATGAAGGTGTCTGGAGCCTCTACACTTCTGAGCACAAACCCAGAATCACACTCGGGGTACTGGATGTAAGTGCTGCGCATTTCTTTGAGGTCAGGGGCAATGTTGGAGGGGCTGTGGAATTCCTGATACAGCACGTATTTCATACCATCCTCCTCTGCAATCCCTGTGGGTGGGTTGGGTTTACAGGGTTCTCCACAGGTACCAGCTGGCATAACTGCGGTATGGGCTCCAGCGACCAGTGACTTCATCCAGGCTGGATTCACCATACAGGTTGGAGAAGGCCCGTTTCAATGCTCCATCACCCAGAGAGTAAATGTCTTCCCTGCCCAGACCAAACATCAGGAACATTTCCACCGTCCAGCGCCCGATGCCCCAGATGGGCAGCAATTGCTCAATGATCTCTTCGTTGGAAAGAGGTTCCAGCGCATCAAAATTCACCCGGCCATCCAGAACAGCCGTACTGAGGGCATGCAGGGTTCTGGCTTTGGCATTGGAGAGACCACAGGCCCTGAGGGCTTCCACGGTGTGGGGAACCAGCAGTTCAGGAAGCAACCCTCCTGTCAGGGCCACCACACGCTTCTCGATGGCATCTGCTGCTTTTCCAGAAAGCTGCTGGCCAATCACAGAACTGGCCAGCACCGTAAATGGACGGTCATGTCTGGATTTCAGCACTTCGGGTGGGGGTCCCACTTTTTCAATGACCGTTCCCAGAATCGGGTCCAGGGACAGATGTTCCATGATGGTTTTTGTTTTGGACATCATCCTCAGTTTAACAGACCCCAGATCCGATCCATAAAAAAATCCACAAAAAAGAGGCGGGAGCAACCCCGCCTTCTGCATCAACGCCAGCCTTATTTGCCGAAAGGCATTTTGGGCATCCCTTTCATGCCTTTGCCGCCCTTGCCCATCCCCATGCGCTGCATGACCTTCATCATGTCCTTCATCTGGTCGTGCATTTTGAGCAGGCGGTTGACTTCCTGCACTGTGCGCCCGGATCCTGCAGCAATGCGTTTGCGCCGCTGTCCATTGATGACTTTGGGATCCCGACGCTCTCTGAGGGTCATGGACTGGATGATCGCCTCAATCTGCTTGAGTTGCTTTTCATCCACATTGAAACCTTCTGGCAGCATTTTGCTCATGCCAGGAATCAGCTTCATGATGTCTCCCAGCGGTCCCATCTTGCGCAGGTTTTTCATCTGCATGAGCAGGTCTTCCAGGTCAAACTCGGTGAGCTTCTTGTTGGGGTCCATGGCCGAGAGTTCGGCCTGCTGGGCACGCTCAATCAGGGTGAGCACATCCCCCATGCCCAGAATGCGGCTGGCCACCCGGTCCGGATAGAAGGGCTCCAGACCCGTGATTTTTTCACTGACCCCGGCAAAGTAGATGGGTTTTCCAGTCACAGAACGGGCAGAGAGGGCTGCACCGCCACGGGCATCCCCGTCCATCTTGGTGATGATCAAACCAGACAGGCTCACCCGTTTGTCGAAGGTTTCGGCCACATTGAGGGCTTCCTGACCGGTCATGGCATCCACCACCAGCAGGGTCTCCGTGGGGTTCAGAGCGGTTTTGAGGTCTGCCAGCTGGTCCATCAGGTTCTCGTCGATCTGCAAGCGGCCTGCGGTGTCCACAATGACCAGATCCCGAAAATCTTTTTGCAGGTACTCTTTCAGGCGTTGCTGGGTGACGGCTGGAGATTCATTGTCGTGCACTTCCAGTACCGGCACACCCACCTGATTGCCCAGCACCTTGAGCTGTTCACGGGCAGCAGGACGCTGGGTGTCGGCAGCCACCAGCAGCACCCGGCGGCCCTTGCCTTTGTAGTAGGCTGCCAGCTTGCCTGTGGAGGTGGTCTTCCCTGCGCCCTGCAGGCCCACCATGAACCACACGTTGCTGTCGGTTTTCAACTGGGGTTGCTGGGCACTGCCCCCAAGGGTTTCGATCAGTTCATCATGAACGATCTTGACCACCTGCTGGCCAGCGTTGAGGCTGGTCAGCACATCCTGACCCACTGCTTTTTCGGAGACACGGGCCACAAAGTCCTTGGCCACATTGAAGTTGACATCTGCTTCCAGCAAAGCCATGCGAATTTCGCGCATGGCAGCTTTCACCTGGGGTTCGGTCAGGCGGCCCTGCTGACGTACATTGTCCAGAATGTCCTGGAGTTTCTTCCCTAACGACTCAAACATGATTCACAGTTTACAGGCTGGGGATTAGACTTCACAGTGTGTTGCTCAAGATTCATGCGCTGGTGCACCGGAAATCTGGACCTGAAGGCAGGATGTTCAAAACTTTTTTTCCAGAACCTGCTCTTGTTGCCCGAATAAGCCAGATGGCCTACCTCAGGAAACCATGCTCTACTGCAGGCTTTTCAACTTTCTGCACGTCAAAAAAACACCCATGTCCAGCCAGAGGCCCCGCCCCCTTGACGATTGGCGAAAAATCGCATATTCTATCTCTCGCCTGAGCCGAGGTGGCGGAATTGGTAGACGCACTAGTTTCAGGGACTAGCGCCTTCACGGGCGTAGGGGTTCAAGTCCCCTCTTCGGCACCACACAGACCCCTTCTTTTCAGAAGGGGTTTTCCCTTGTTTGCTGACAGCAGAGGTGTCACACAGGCTTCAGCGGCATCTTGTAGACCAGCATTTGACGATTGGCGAAAAATCGCATATTCTATCTCTCACCTGAGCCGAGGTGGCGGAATTGGTAGACGCACTAGTTTCAGGGACTAGCGCCTTCACGGGCGTAGGGGTTCAAGTCCCCTCTTCGGCACCACACAGACCCCTTCTTTTCAGAAGGGGTTTTCCCTTGTTTGCTGACAGCACCACGGATGAAAATCAAAAAAACAGGCTCCGGAAAAGTCCAGAGCCTGTTGTGGTGTTTAAATTCAAGCGGCGTTGCGGCGATCCAGCACAGCCTTGAGGGCACGGGCTTCTTCCAGGTGGTTCATGTCTGAAGACCAGCCACGGGTTCTGTGCCAGAACTCCCAGGCCTGTGATGCGGTTTCGATGCCACCAGGCCAGCCTTTGGCGGTGGGCCAGGGGCCTTTGGCAATCACCCACGCCCAGCACCCCTGAAAGTAAGTGGGGGTGTAGTTGAGGTCAGCCATCAGCTGGTTGATCTTGGTTTCCAGATGGGGGTTCAGGATCAACAGTTCGTTGTAGTCCTGTGCACCCATGTCCAGGGTGGGCAGTTCGGTGAGGAAGAGCTGCCACAGGGATTCTGCAACCCGGTCAAACAACTCCATGGAGAGGGCATTAAGGGAAGGTTCAAACTCCATGCTCTGGCCTTTCTCTCGGCGTGATGAAACACTTCTCCGAGCCTGACGTGGTAATTGAATTGTAAGAAATCCCTCTTCTGCTGTTCTTACCTCTTCTAGACATAATTCAGTAATAGTTCAGCAAATCTTCAGTTTAAATTCAGTTTTGAGGCACAGAGCCCACCCATCTTTAAGGCCTCAAATCGCCCAGGAACTGCCCTTTGGTTCCAGCTTTCTCATAACGCAATTCATACTTCTGAAAAGACTGGAAATCTGCCCACTGCAAAAAATAAGCTTTCAGCCAGGCCAGATCTGGCTCAGCAGGCAAAGCGGCTGGCTCGGTCAGGATCACCACCACGGTCTTGCCTGGAGTCCTGATGGTGGCATCCCGAGCAGCAAAATGGGTTTTCAGGTCTGCAAGGGTGGTGGTGAGGGTCTGTTCACTGAGCTTTGGGACTGCCTGAACGAGGTCAGCGCCCATGCGTTGCATGCCCAGGGCCAGCAGCACAATCACCACACAAAGGGCAATCACGGTGTTTTTTCTCATTCACAACCCCCACTGAGACAGTGCATTGCTGATTTCCACACGTCCAGAATCTCTGGCGTACCACAAACCCAGGGTTTTGATCTGGTTGATGTTGATGCCGTCCTGGGCCAGTTGCCACTGCGCAGCCTGCCAGACCTGTTGCATGAGGGGACGAATGCGCTGGGCAGCCAGTGCATTGCGCTGGGCAGGGGTTTCTTCTTGCAGCCAGGAAAATTTCCCCAGGCTGGAAACATTCAAAAGCACGTGTTGCTGTGTGCCCGTAAACATCAGGGCCTCCACCTGCATGTCCTCTGCACGCAAAGCCTCCAACATCTGAATTTGCACTGGAGACAGTGGGCTTTTCAGGGTGCGAAAGGAAAACAGTGGGGTGGTGCTCAGGGAAGCAGCAGGTTGATGGGTGAGCATCAACACCCAGGTGATGAGGGTGCTGAGCACCAGACTGAGGCCCGCAAAAAGTTTCATAAAGTTCTTATTTATTTTGCCTCATGCAGGTACTCTACACAAACCCACCCTGCAAAAGCATGGGGTTTTATACTGATGGCGTGAGTCTGGTTATTCCCTGTGTGGACATTCAATCGGGTCGGGCGGTCCGCCTTTACGAAGGTGACCCCGATCAGGAAACGGTTTATTTCAACAGCCCTCTGGAAGCTGCGCAGCACTGGGTCAAACTGGGTGCCCCCCTGGTTCACCTGGTGGATCTGGATGCAGCCACCGGGCGTGGCGAAAACAAAGCCATCATCTTCGAGATCACCCGCACCCTCGGGGTTCCCGTGGAGGTGGGGGGCGGCATTCGCAATTTTGAAACCGCCCAGGCCCTGCTGGAAGGTGGCGTCAAAAGGGTGGTGATTGGCACAGCTGCCATCAAAAACCCTGAGCTGGTCAGCCAGTTGATTGCAGCTTTCGGAGCCGAGCGCGTGGTGGTCAGCCTGGATGCCAAAGGTGGCTTTGTGGCTGTGGCCGGATGGGGCACCAGCAGCGATGTTTCCATTGAAACCCTCTGTCAGGACATGGGCCGGAGGGGACTGCAAACCCTGATCTTCACCGATGTTTCCAGAGACGGCACCCTGAAAGGTCTGGACCGGGAGTTGATGGTGCGGGTTCGTCAGGCCTGGACGGAAGAACTGATCGTGGGTGGCGGTGTGCGTGACGTTCACGATGTGGCCCTGCTGCGAGAACTGGGCATCGAGGGGGCCATCGTGGGACGCTCGATTTACGAGGGCACCCTCCCCTTCCCTGTTCCTGTTTGAGGATCTGGGTGTGACTTTTCAGCCTCCTTTGTGGAGGCTTTTTTGTGGTCTCGATCTGCACCACAGACCCCACTTCACATGGGGTAAGTCATCTGGCTGTGTTTTTAATATAGTAAGTACACTTATAATATTTCCATGACCCGATACTGGATTGGTGTGGTTTCCCAGCAACATGTTTTGAGAGGTGTGGAGGGCGGTTTCTGTCAGGTGTGCCATGGCAAACAGGCCCCCCTCAAAAAGATGCAGCAAGGGGATTTTCTGGTGTACTACTCTCCAAAAACCACTTACCCGGATGGAGAAACCTTGCAACAGTTCACAGCCCTGGGGCAGGTTCAGGGAGATCAAGCCTATCAGGTGGAAATGAACCCGGATTTTCAGCCTTACCGCAAAGATGTGCGTTACCTGGAGGTCACTCCAGTGTCCATTCAACAACTCAAACCAAAGCTAAAGTTCACGCGGGGCAACTGGGGATTCCAGCTCAGGCTTGGACACTTTGAAATCAGCGAAGCCGATTTTTCCGTGATCGTTCAGGCCATGGGTTTAAGCCTTGAGGGGCTGTGGAACCCGGCGGATGCCCAGTGAGAGCAGGCCTCCCAGCAAGGCAATCCCTCCGGCAAACAGGAAAGCCAGAGCATAACTGCCCAGCGCATCCCTGACACTTCCTCCTGCCCAGGCCGCCACCGCAGCACCGATCTGGTGGGCACAGAACACCCAGCCATACACAGTGCCCACGTTGGCCCGTCCAAAACGGTCTGCCACCAATGCAGTGGTGGGAGGGACTGTGGCAATGTAATCCAGCCCAAAGAGCACTGCAAACACCCCAATTCCAAAGCTGGATTCCACATAGGGCAGCAAAAACAGAGATGCCCCACGGAAGATGTAGTAAGTGCACAACAATTTTCTGGGATCAAACCGGTCTGTGAGCCAGCCTGAAGCAATGGTCCCGATGAAATTGAAGGCCCCCATCAGGGCCAGGTAGCCTGCTGCCACACCTGCAGCAATGCCATGGTCATGCTGGTGGGCAATGAAATGCGTGCCGATGATGCCGTTTGAAGTTGCACCACACACGCAAAACGTGGCGCACAGCAGCCAGAAGTCCAGCGTTCGGACGGCTTTTCCCATCACGGTGGGATCCGGGCGGTTTCTGGTCTGTTCCTGACCCGGAGTGGCCCCAAACGGCAGGAGGCCCACCTCCTGCGGCTCGTCTTTCAGGAAAAACAGTGTGGGCAGCAACAGCAAAAGGGCCAGACCTCCAATGATCAGGCTGCTTTCCCTCCAGCCAAATTGGGCCACCAGCACAGAAAGCAGCGGCACAAATATCAATTGGCCCGCACTCATGCTGGCCCCAAAAATGCCTGTGACCAGCCCCCTCCTGGCCACGAACCAGCGGGCTGCTACGGTGGCCCCCAGCACACTGCCAATCAATCCAGTGCCCAGACCACTGAAGAACCCCCAGAACAGATCCAGTTGCCAGACGGTGTGGGTCAGGCTGCTGACCCCAAAACTGAGGGAGGTCAGCAAGAGTCCAATCAGGGTGATGCGCCTGGGACCATGACGGTCAATCAGGAACCCACTGATGGGACCTCCCAGACCCAGCATCACCAGACCGATGGAAACGGCAAAAGACAGGGTGGCCTTGCTCCAGCCTGTATCGTCTTGCATGGGCAGCAAGAACACGCCGGGAGAAGATCTGGCTCCTGCAGCATACAGGGCCACCAGGGCCGTCACCAACACCACAATCCAGCCGTAATACACTTTTGACTTCATGGCCCAGTCTAATGGGCTGTTTTTGATGGGATGATGATGTGTGTGACTTTTGAGCTGCCCCTTCTGCAAGCAAACCTTCTGTTAAAATAAAGGCGCTCACTGTTCTGCGTGGATAACCAGAGGGCCCAGAGGACCAACCACGCGCACCCCGAACAGGGGGCGCGGTCCTGTGCCCCGGGGTGTTTCATGGAGGAAACCATGAGTGAATTCATGCAGGAAGCTGGAGAAATCGCACTGCACAATGTGCGCAGCGGCAGAGGTGGGCCCTTTGGGGCTGTGATTGTCAAGGAGGGAAAAGTCATTGCCCGTGGGATGAACCTGGTCACCACCACCCCCGACCCCACCGCCCATGCTGAAGTGACTGCCATCCGGGAAGCCGCCAAAATCCTGGGCACCTTTGACCTCTCTGGATGTGAAATCTACACCAGTTGCGAACCCTGCCCGATGTGCCTGGGGGCGATTTACTGGGCCAGACTGGACAAAATTTATTATGCCTGCACCCAGGCAGATGCCGCAGAAATTGACTTCGATGATGAATTCATCTATCAGGAGTTCGCACGTCCCATAGAGGACCGCAGGCTTCCCATGATTCAGGAAGCCCGTGAAGAAGGCCTGAAAGCCTTCAAAGCCTGGCAGGAAAGCCAGAACAAGATCCAGTACTGAAAACCAGAAACTTTCCAGACAAGAAACTGGGCCAGCAGCCCAGTTTCTTGTCTGGTGTTTTGCTTTAAGGTTTGACGCCACCTGAACAGGGTGCACCTGGTTCAGGGGTGGTGGGACCATTGGTGTATTGGTCTGCAAAGTCCTTGATGGCCTTCTCATCCCATGTGCTGACCACCAGTTGCACCCCCCACACCGTCAGCACCACATCGGCAGTCTGTCTGGCTTCCAGGGACATCAGGCGGTAAGGGTTCCCTTTCACCAGGGTTTGCAGGAAAGCCAGTTTTCTGGCCTCGGTGGTGGGTTTGAAGGTCACCCAAAGGGCTCCGTGCTCCAGGCTGTGCAAGGCCATACGGGCATCAATGGTTTTCAGGTAAATGCCGCAATTGGCCCAGGTTGGATGATGCAATCCCATCACCGGAGGATAAAAGGGATAATTCACTGGATCTGTGGCGTGAATCACCCCTGTGTTGCTGGCATCTTCATAAAATGTGATGGTTCCTGCGCTGCTCTTCTCGGTTTTGATTTTCTTGAGAACAACTTTGCTGGCTGTGGTTTGCTGGGAGGTTTGCCCGGTCTGGGCCTGGGCCAGGGTGGCAACACCCAATACAGCAACAATTAAAACATGGATTTTCATGGATTCAAGCATACAAAAAGACCTCCACCCTGAGGTGAAGGTCTTTGAAACGTCCAACTTCAGCTCAATTTGGCCCTGAATTCCTCGTAGCTGAAATGCTTGACCAGCTTAAACTCGCCCTCCAGCGTCCAGATCCCGATGCTGGGGTGCTTGACCCCATTGAAGAAGGTGGTTTTCACCATGGTGTAATGGATCATGTCTTCAAAAACCACCCTGGAGCCCACCTGCAGTGGCTGGTCAAAAGAATAATCCCCGATGATGTCTCCAGCCAGACAGGTGCCCCCACCCAGACGGTAAGTGTGGGCTTTGACGCCAGGTTCATCTGCATTCAGGATGTCCGGGCGGTAAGGCATCTCCAGGCAGTCGGGCATGTGGGCCGAAACGCTGACATCCAGCATGGCCAGGTTCATGCCATTGTCGAAAGCGTCCAGCACGCTGGACACCAGCCACCCGGTTTGCCAGCCCACCGCTTCACCGGGTTCCAGGATCACATCCACATCCCACTTCTCCCGGAAGGCCTTGACCACCCGGATCAGGCGTTCCACATCGTAATTCTTGTTGGTGATGTGGTGGCCTCCACCGAAATTCACCCATTTCATGCTGGGCAACAAATCCCCAAATTTCTCCTCAACGGCTTTCAGGGTGCGCTCCAGGGTGTCGCTGTTCTTGGCGCTCAGGGTGTGAAAATGCAGCCCATCAATGCCTTCCAGCAAGTCTTCGCGGAAATGGCTGCGGGTTACCCCCAGACGGGAAAAAGGCACGCAGGGATCGTAAAGGGGCACCTTGTTTTCGCTGTACTCGGGGTTGATACGGATGGCACAGCCAATGTGCTTGCCGGTGCGCTCTTTGTACGCCTCCACCTGACCTTTAAATCTCTCCCACTGGGTGAAGGTGTTGAAGGTGATGTGGTCTGCAAGGTCCAGAATTTCGGGAAATTCATCGTCGCTGTAGGCCGGGACGTACACGTGCACTTCCTTGCCCATCTCGTGTTTCGCCAGCAAGGCCTCGTTGAGGGAACTGGCGGTGGCTCCATACAGGTACTGCCGCACCATCGGGAAAGTGCTCCACATGCTGTAGCCTTTTAAAGCACAGATGATGTGGGCACCAGATTCGTCCTGCACACGCTTGAGGATTTCCAGGTTGTGTTTCAGACGGGATTCATCCAGCACAAAACAGGGGCTGGGCATCTGGTCAAAAGGGATGTTTTCGACGGGGAAAATCTCGCTGCTCATCCTAAAGAGGATACACCGTCCAGGGTTGAGAACCATCAGCTTTTGTGCTTTCTCAAGAGAAAAAATGAGACAGAAACCGCAGAACCACAGAAGCCACCAACAACACCCACCAGTATTCAAGCCACTTTTTCCATTTTGCTGGCTTGATTTTTTCCTTTTCTTCTTGTTCTTCTTCCAGAGCTGCTTGATGAAACCCCCACCAGGACAATGAAGAAACGCTTTCCATAAAACCCAACATGGCTTTTCCATACCAGGGCAGGTGCAGGTTGAGTCTGGGACGATGCAGCAGGTATTCTGCATATTCCAGATCATCTGGTGATGCTTTTCCACGATGAGGCACCAGTCTGCCCTGATCATCAAAAGCCAGACGACCCGATTTCAGCAAGTTGCCCAGTTTCAAACAGGCCTTTCCATGTCCTGCATCTGCAGCCAGATAGAGGTAATGAAACCTCTGATGTGGATGCAATTGGAAAACTTTCCGGTACCATCCAAAAAACCGATAAACCAGATGGGCGCAATAATCACTTCCCTGGTCTGCTGTGACCAGCACTTTGCGCATTCTCACCTGGAAGGATTCTTTAAGCCCATCCGATTTGTCTCGCAAGTATTCGGCATACACCTTGCCTGCTTGTACAGCTCCCTCATTCAGTGCCCATTCCAACCAGAAGTGAGGTGGGTGTTGTGGATCCATCGCTTGATCATTCACTAGGGCCTGCCCCAGCATGGGCAGGGCTTCCAGGTCGCCATCTTCTGCTCGCCAGCTCAGGTACTCAAACATTTTTCTGGACAGGGAATTTTTCTTTTCCAGCACCTCATCTGCCAGATACTCTGCCTTGCCAATGGTCTGCCGCCTGATGGTGTCCCTGTCCAGATCCATGCGCTCTTCCAACAAGGCCAGTGCCTGGGGTTCATTCACGAAGTGCAAATAATACACCTTGCTGTAATAAAACCTTGTGTGGTATGGAATGGCCTCTTCTATGGCCTTCAGTGCTTCAGGAACATTGTTCTGGAAATGAAACAGGTGGTGGGAAAGATTGGCATGAAACTCTCCCCACAACAAGTAGAGGTCTTCTCGTTGCAGCTTGTCCTGCTGGGCTTCAATGAAATGAAACATGTGATCTCTGGAGCCGCCCCATTCCTGCCGCAGGGTGTTCAACAAGGTAACACGCAACAGCAAGCTCCGAGGATGCACCTCAATCCCTTGCTGGTACCACTCAGGAAATTGCTGTTTTTGAATGTCCTGCACAGACAGTCTGTTTCCATGGACATGTTGCACATGTCCCAACAGCACATAAGACAACAACGGTCTGGCCGTCAGGTTAAGGCTGGCTTCTGCAGCCTGACGGGCAAGCTGCAAGAAATGGTGCAAGCCCCTTCTTCCCCGGTCTGAAACATGATTGAACGTTGCTCCACCCCTATACAGCCAAGCTTGCCCCAGAAGCCATCTGGCTTGCGCCAACCGTGCAGCGTATGAGTGAGGCATGCGCTCTACCCAGCGGGACAACATCTGTCCCAGCGTCTTGAACTGAGAATCAAATGCAGAAAAGACACTATTGAAATCATCTTCTGCAAGATTGCCCTGCTCAAACTGAGCTTGCAAACCATTCAAATACAGATCAAGCTCTTCACATCTGATTTCACGCAATAAGCGAAGAATTTCGGCAGGATTTTTGATCTGCAGCTGGGGTTGAGCTTCTGTCATATGACATCAGAATAAAGGCTGAATGCTTTAAGCATTCAGCCTTCAACTAGACGATCAAAAGTGGTTTACTTCACCAGTTCGATGCCTGCAAGTTCATCCACCGGCAGACCCCATTTGTTCATTTCGGCAATGAAGGGATCGGGGTCGAACTCCTCGACGTTGTACACGCCTGCTTTGAACCAGACTTTGTTGATCATCAGCATGGCACCGATCATGGCAGGAACGCCAGTGGTGTAAGACACCCCCTGGGCCTGCACTTCGCGGTGGCATTCGGCGTGGTCTTTGACGTTGTAGACAAAGTGCACCACCTCCTTGCCATTTTTGATGCCTCTGGCCTGTACCCCAATACAGGTCTGCCCGGTGTACCCGGCACT is part of the Deinococcus roseus genome and encodes:
- a CDS encoding GTP-binding protein is translated as MAKGTFERTKPHVNVGTIGHVDHGKTTLTAA
- a CDS encoding DNA-3-methyladenine glycosylase family protein, which translates into the protein MSKTKTIMEHLSLDPILGTVIEKVGPPPEVLKSRHDRPFTVLASSVIGQQLSGKAADAIEKRVVALTGGLLPELLVPHTVEALRACGLSNAKARTLHALSTAVLDGRVNFDALEPLSNEEIIEQLLPIWGIGRWTVEMFLMFGLGREDIYSLGDGALKRAFSNLYGESSLDEVTGRWSPYRSYASWYLWRTL
- the ffh gene encoding signal recognition particle protein encodes the protein MFESLGKKLQDILDNVRQQGRLTEPQVKAAMREIRMALLEADVNFNVAKDFVARVSEKAVGQDVLTSLNAGQQVVKIVHDELIETLGGSAQQPQLKTDSNVWFMVGLQGAGKTTSTGKLAAYYKGKGRRVLLVAADTQRPAAREQLKVLGNQVGVPVLEVHDNESPAVTQQRLKEYLQKDFRDLVIVDTAGRLQIDENLMDQLADLKTALNPTETLLVVDAMTGQEALNVAETFDKRVSLSGLIITKMDGDARGGAALSARSVTGKPIYFAGVSEKITGLEPFYPDRVASRILGMGDVLTLIERAQQAELSAMDPNKKLTEFDLEDLLMQMKNLRKMGPLGDIMKLIPGMSKMLPEGFNVDEKQLKQIEAIIQSMTLRERRDPKVINGQRRKRIAAGSGRTVQEVNRLLKMHDQMKDMMKVMQRMGMGKGGKGMKGMPKMPFGK
- the hisA gene encoding 1-(5-phosphoribosyl)-5-[(5-phosphoribosylamino)methylideneamino]imidazole-4-carboxamide isomerase; protein product: MGFYTDGVSLVIPCVDIQSGRAVRLYEGDPDQETVYFNSPLEAAQHWVKLGAPLVHLVDLDAATGRGENKAIIFEITRTLGVPVEVGGGIRNFETAQALLEGGVKRVVIGTAAIKNPELVSQLIAAFGAERVVVSLDAKGGFVAVAGWGTSSDVSIETLCQDMGRRGLQTLIFTDVSRDGTLKGLDRELMVRVRQAWTEELIVGGGVRDVHDVALLRELGIEGAIVGRSIYEGTLPFPVPV
- a CDS encoding EVE domain-containing protein translates to MTRYWIGVVSQQHVLRGVEGGFCQVCHGKQAPLKKMQQGDFLVYYSPKTTYPDGETLQQFTALGQVQGDQAYQVEMNPDFQPYRKDVRYLEVTPVSIQQLKPKLKFTRGNWGFQLRLGHFEISEADFSVIVQAMGLSLEGLWNPADAQ
- a CDS encoding MFS transporter, yielding MKSKVYYGWIVVLVTALVALYAAGARSSPGVFLLPMQDDTGWSKATLSFAVSIGLVMLGLGGPISGFLIDRHGPRRITLIGLLLTSLSFGVSSLTHTVWQLDLFWGFFSGLGTGLIGSVLGATVAARWFVARRGLVTGIFGASMSAGQLIFVPLLSVLVAQFGWRESSLIIGGLALLLLLPTLFFLKDEPQEVGLLPFGATPGQEQTRNRPDPTVMGKAVRTLDFWLLCATFCVCGATSNGIIGTHFIAHQHDHGIAAGVAAGYLALMGAFNFIGTIASGWLTDRFDPRKLLCTYYIFRGASLFLLPYVESSFGIGVFAVLFGLDYIATVPPTTALVADRFGRANVGTVYGWVFCAHQIGAAVAAWAGGSVRDALGSYALAFLFAGGIALLGGLLSLGIRRVPQPLKA
- a CDS encoding nucleoside deaminase codes for the protein MSEFMQEAGEIALHNVRSGRGGPFGAVIVKEGKVIARGMNLVTTTPDPTAHAEVTAIREAAKILGTFDLSGCEIYTSCEPCPMCLGAIYWARLDKIYYACTQADAAEIDFDDEFIYQEFARPIEDRRLPMIQEAREEGLKAFKAWQESQNKIQY
- a CDS encoding DUF3105 domain-containing protein encodes the protein MKIHVLIVAVLGVATLAQAQTGQTSQQTTASKVVLKKIKTEKSSAGTITFYEDASNTGVIHATDPVNYPFYPPVMGLHHPTWANCGIYLKTIDARMALHSLEHGALWVTFKPTTEARKLAFLQTLVKGNPYRLMSLEARQTADVVLTVWGVQLVVSTWDEKAIKDFADQYTNGPTTPEPGAPCSGGVKP
- the nspC gene encoding carboxynorspermidine decarboxylase, producing MSSEIFPVENIPFDQMPSPCFVLDESRLKHNLEILKRVQDESGAHIICALKGYSMWSTFPMVRQYLYGATASSLNEALLAKHEMGKEVHVYVPAYSDDEFPEILDLADHITFNTFTQWERFKGQVEAYKERTGKHIGCAIRINPEYSENKVPLYDPCVPFSRLGVTRSHFREDLLEGIDGLHFHTLSAKNSDTLERTLKAVEEKFGDLLPSMKWVNFGGGHHITNKNYDVERLIRVVKAFREKWDVDVILEPGEAVGWQTGWLVSSVLDAFDNGMNLAMLDVSVSAHMPDCLEMPYRPDILNADEPGVKAHTYRLGGGTCLAGDIIGDYSFDQPLQVGSRVVFEDMIHYTMVKTTFFNGVKHPSIGIWTLEGEFKLVKHFSYEEFRAKLS